From a region of the Cucumis sativus cultivar 9930 chromosome 6, Cucumber_9930_V3, whole genome shotgun sequence genome:
- the LOC101214152 gene encoding F-box/kelch-repeat protein SKIP30, producing the protein MLTDLIDGLPDAVAHQCLARVPFHLYPKLELVSHSWQAAIRSAELFRVRQEIGSSEDLLCVCAFEPENLWQLYDPIRDLWITIPVLPSRIRHLAHFGAVSTAGKLFVLGGGSDAVDPLTGDQDRNFATNEVWSYDPVIRRWSQRASMLIPRAMFACGVLEGKIVVAGGFTSCRKSISQAEMYDPDSDVWISLPDLHRTHNSACTGVVIGGELHVLHKGISKVQILDSLRLEWRVEEYGWPQGPMAVVQDSLYVMGHGHIFKHHGREPKKYVISASEFRQRIGFAMISLRDEIYVIGGDIGPDRLNWHIKPTSDVDILTTGGERPTWRHAASMTRCRGAIRGCAQLRI; encoded by the coding sequence ATGTTGACTGATCTGATTGACGGTCTCCCAGACGCTGTTGCCCATCAGTGCCTTGCACGTGTTCCCTTCCACCTCTATCCAAAGTTGGAGCTTGTTTCTCACTCCTGGCAAGCTGCCATTCGTAGTGCTGAACTGTTTAGAGTTCGACAGGAGATTGGATCATCAGAAGATCTTTTATGCGTATGTGCATTTGAACCTGAGAATCTATGGCAGCTTTACGACCCCATCAGAGACCTTTGGATAACAATTCCTGTACTTCCATCGAGAATTAGGCATCTTGCACACTTTGGTGCTGTCTCCACTGCTGGAAAGTTGTTTGTGCTGGGTGGTGGCAGTGATGCTGTTGATCCGTTAACCGGTGATCAAGATAGAAACTTCGCAACCAATGAGGTGTGGTCATACGATCCTGTAATACGTCGGTGGTCTCAACGTGCATCAATGCTCATACCACGTGCCATGTTTGCTTGTGGTGTTTTAGAAGGAAAGATTGTTGTTGCAGGTGGTTTTACTAGCTGCAGAAAATCAATTTCTCAGGCAGAAATGTACGATCCTGATAGTGACGTTTGGATTTCCCTGCCTGATCTACACCGTACTCACAATTCTGCTTGCACAGGAGTGGTGATTGGAGGCGAGTTGCATGTCTTGCACAAGGGAATATCAAAAGTGCAAATTTTAGACAGCCTGCGGCTTGAATGGAGAGTTGAAGAGTATGGTTGGCCCCAAGGTCCAATGGCTGTTGTTCAAGATTCACTTTATGTGATGGGTCATGGACATATTTTCAAGCACCACGGAAGAGAAcctaaaaaatatgttatttcaGCATCCGAATTTCGCCAACGAATAGGGTTTGCAATGATTAGTTTGAGAGATGAAATTTACGTGATCGGAGGGGATATTGGTCCCGACCGTTTGAATTGGCACATCAAGCCAACGTCAGATGTTGACATATTAACAACAGGAGGCGAGAGACCAACATGGCGACATGCTGCTTCGATGACAAGATGCCGTGGAGCAATTCGGGGATGTGCTCAGTTGAGAATTTAG